tcaatatgaaagaagggaaaggaagaaaacctaccagtaaaagagcatgggaagctcaaagcatatactagaaaatatctccgggaaaatggcagggcaaagtcactacgtatcaatagtcacattaaacattaatggtcttaattcgtcagttaaaagacaccgattggctgattggctcaaggaacaaaacccaaatatttgttgcctacaagaaacacatctctctaacaaagatgcatgcagactgaaagtgaaaggttgcaaaaagatattccatgccaacaaaaaccaaaaaaaagcaggtgtagccatattaatatcagacaaaataaactttaatacaaaaactgttaagaaagacaaagagggacactatataatgattaagggttcaattcaacaggaagatgtaactattgtaaatgtatatgcacctaattacagggcaccggtctatttaaaagatatgttaagggacttaaagggagatttagattccaatacaatagtactgggggacttcaatactccactctcagaaatagacagatcatccagacagaagatcaacactattgcccaaatggatctaacagatatctacagaactttcaatcctacatctaaagacttcacattcttctcagcagtgcatggaaccttctctaggattgatcacatactaggtcataaagcaagtctcagcaaatttaaaagaattagaatcataccatgcagcttctcagaccacagcggaatgaagctggaaattagcaactcaggaaaccctagaaagtatgcaaacacatggagactgaacaacatgctcctgaatgaacactgggtcattcaagaaatcaaaagagaaatcaaaaactttctggaagtaaatgaggataacaacacaacatatcaaaacttatgggatatagcaaaagcaatattgagaggcaagtttatagcaataggtgcctacatcaagaaattggaaaggcaccaaatagatgagctttcactgcatctcaaggacctagaaaaactgcagcaaaccagacccaaatctagtaggagaagagaaataattaaaaccagagaagaaattaacaggattgaatccaaaaaaacactacaaaaaatcagccaaacgaggagctggttttttgaaaaaatgaacaaaattgacaccccattggcccaactaactaaaaaaagaagagaaaagacccaaatcaaaaatcagaggtgaaaagggaacgtaacaacagacaccacagaaataaaaagaatcatcagaaattactacaaggatttgtatgccagcaaacaggaaaatctatcagaaatggatagattcctggacacatgcaatctacttaaattgaaccaggaagacatagaaaacctaaacagacccataactgaaacagaaattgaaacagtaataaaggccctcccaacaaagaaaagcccaggaccagatggattcactgctgaattctaccagacatttaaagaagaactgactccaattcttctcaaactattcagaacaatcgaagaagagggaatcctcccaaattcttgctataaagccagcatcaccgtaatccctaagccagagaacgatgcagcactgaaagaaaattatagaccaatatccctgatgaacatagacgcaaaaatcctcaataaaattctcaccaatagaatacaacaacacatcagaaaaatcatccacccagaccaagtgggattcatccctggtatgcagggatggttcaacatacgcaaatcaatcaatgagattcaccacattaacagactgcagaagaaaaaccatatgattatctcaattgatgcagagaaagcattcgataaaatacaacaccctttcatgatgaaaactctaagcaaactgggtatagaaggaacattcctcaatataatcaaagcaatttatgaaaaacctacggCCAGCaacctactgaatggggaaaagttggaagtatttccactgagatctggtaccagacagggatgcccactctcaccactgctatttaacatagttctggaagttttagccagagccatcagacaagaaaaagaaataaaaggaatacaaattgagaaggaagaagtcaaattatccctctttgcagatgatatgattctttacttagaggatccaaagaactctactaagagactattggaactcatagaggagtttggcaaagtggcaggatataaaatcaatgcataaaaatcaacagcctttgtatacacaggcaataccatggctgagaaagaactgctaagatcaatcccattcacaatagctacaaaaacaatcaaataccttggaataaacttaaccaaggacgttaaagatctctacgatgagaattacaaaatcttaaagaaagaaatagaagaggataccaaaaaatggaaaaatcttccatgctcatggattgaaagaatcaatatcatcaaaatgtccattctcccaaaagcaatttatagattcaatgcaataccaatcaggataccaaagatattcttctcagatctagaaaaaatgatgctgaaattcatatggaggcacaagagacctcgaatagctaaagcaatcttatacaacaaaaccaaagccggaggcatcacaataccagaattcaggacatactacagggcagttgtaatcaaaacagcatggtactggtacagaaacagatggatagaccaatggaacagaattgaaaaaccagaaatcaatccaaacatctacagccaacttatatttgatcatggatctaaaaccaattcctggagcaaggacagtctattcaataaatggtgctgggaaaactggatttccacatgcagaagcatgaagcaagacccctaccttacaccttacacaaaaattcactcaacatggattaaagacctaaatctacgacctgacaccatcaagttattagagaacattggagaaacccttcaagatattggcacaggcaaagagtttctggaaaagacccgggaggcacaggcagtcaaagccaaaatcaattattgggattgcatcaaattgagaagtttctgtactgcaaaagaaacagtcaggagagtgaagagacaaccgacagaatgggaaaaaatatttgcaaactacacaacagataaagggttaataaccagaatctacaaagagatcaagaaattccacaaaaacaaaacaaacaacccacttaagagatgggccaacgacctcaatggacatttttcaaaagaggaaatccaaatggccaacaggcacatgaaaaaatgttcaagatcactagcaatcagggaaatgtaaatcaaaaccacaatgaggtttcacctcaccccggttagaatggctcacaatcagaaatctaccaacaacagatgctggcaaggatgtggggaaaaagggacactaacccagtgttggtgggaatgcaaactggtcaagccactatggaagtcagtctggagattcctcagaaacctgaatataacactaccattcgacccagccatcccactccttggaatttacccaaaggaatttaaattggcaaacaaaaaagcggcctgcaccctaatgtttattgcagctcaattcacaatagccaagacctggaaccaacctaaatgcctatcatggtagactggataaagaaattatgggatatgttctctttagaatactataccgcagtaagaaacaatgaaatccagtcatttgcaacaaaatggaggaatctggaacacatcatgctgagtgaaataagccaggccaaagggacaaataccatatgttctccctgatcggtgacaactgactgaacacaaaaaaaggaaacctgttgaagtgaaatggacactatgagaaacggtgacttgatcagcatagccctgactgttaatgaacaacttaatacattatccctcttagtagttttttgtctgttctacttaatatgactggtttaattctgtaattaatacacagttattcttaagtgttgaaatttaactgaaatgtgatccctgttaaacataagagtgggaataagagagggaagagatgtacaatttgggacatgcccaagctgacttgccccaaatggtagagttagaaacataccagaggattccaattcaatcccatcaaggtggcatgtaccaatgccatctcactagtccaagtgatcaatttcagttcataattgatcataatgaaaggactaagagtcaaggggatcacataaacatgtctagtacctgctaatactaaccaatagaatagataatggggagagtgatccaacatgggaagcgagatacacagcagactcatagaatggcagatgtcctaaatagcactctgacctcagaatcagccctaaaggcattcggatccagatgaaaagcccatgagagtatttcaggcatggaaagccaagacactctggcaaaaaaaaaaaaagacctaaatgaaagatctctgtgagtgagatcccagtggaaagaacaggtcttcaaagaagggggtacctttctctgaagggaggagagaacctccactttgactatgacctcgtctaaacaaggtaagagtcggagaactcaaaaggcttccatagccttggaaactcatgactggagcatagggagattactgatgccatagacaggagtgtcaatttgtaaagtcaacaacaggagtcactgtgcacttactccttatgtaggatctctgtccttaatgttctgtacattgagatttaatgctataacgagtactcaaacagtatatttcactttgtgtttctatgggggtgcaaactgttgaaatctttacttaatgtatactaaactgatcttctgtatatatagaaaattgaaaatgaatcttgatatgaatggaaggggagagagagcgggaaaggggagggttgtggttgggagggaagtcatcgggggggagggggatgccaatgtagttaagctgtactttggaaatctatattcattaaataaaagttaaaaaaaaatcaggattacTCAAAGGCaattagaagcaaatccatgaaataaagaaaaccatacatgactgAATGAAAAttgttcccatgaaattgagattttaaagaaaaagcaaatgaaatattagaaatgaagaattcagtagaccaaataaaaaatgcagtggaaagccttaacagcagacttggtgaggcagaagaaagaatatctgagctagggacggcgctgcagctcattaggctaatcctccgcctgcggtgccagcactccaggttctagtctgggttggggcgccggttctgtcccggttgctcctcttccagtccagctctctgctgtggcccgggagtgcagtggaggatggcccaagtgcttgggccctgcacctgcatgggagaccaggaggaagcacctggctcctggcttcggatcggtacagtgCGCTAGCCATAgaggctatttggggggtgaaccaacagaaggaagacctttctttctatatctctatctctctctctcactgcctaactctgcctttcataaaagaaagagagagagaaaagaagggagaaagggagggagggagggaaggagggagggaaggagagagaaattagaaaacttaaaaacacagttgaagatttatgggataccatcaaatgacccaaaatacaggtcttaggagttcctgaaggtgtggaaagaataAATGGACTAGAAAGCCTAtttaggtggcatgtaccaatgccatctcactattccaattgatcaatttcagttcacaattgatcataatgaaaggactaagagtcaaagggagcacataaacatgtctagtacctgctaacactaaccgatagaataaataaaggggagagtgatccaacatgggaagtgagatactcagcagactcatagaatggcagatgtcctaaatagcactctggcctcagaatcagccctaaaggcattccgatctggctgaaaagcccatgagagtatttcaggcatggaaagccaagacactctggcaaaagatctctgtgagtgagatcccagtggaaagaacaggtcttcaaagaaggaggtacctttctctgaagggaggagagaacctccactttgactatgaccttgtctaaacaagataagaatcggagaactcagagggcttccatagccttggaaactcatgactggagcatagggagattactgatgccatagacaggagtgtcaatttgtaaagtcaacaacaggagtcactgtgcacttactcctcatgtaggatctctgtccttaatgtgctgtgcattgagatttaatgctataacgagtactcaaacaatatatttcactttgtgtttctatgggggtgcaaactgttgaaatctttacttaatgcatactaaactgatcctctgtaaaaaaaaaaaaaaaaagaaattatcaactcccaacttgaccaaggcactctggcaaaaagatctctgtgagtgagatcccagtggaaagaacaggtcttcaaagagggaggtgcctttctctgaagggaggagagaacctccactttgactatgaccttgtctaaacaagataagagtcggagaactcaaggggcttccatagccttggaaactcatgactggtgcatagggagattattgatgccataaacaggagtgtcaatttgtaaagtcaacaacaggagtcactgtgcacttactcctcatgtaggatctctgtccttaatgtgctgtacactgaggcttaatgctataacgagtactcaaacagtatatttcactttgtgtttctatgggggtgcaaacgattgaaatctttacataatgtacactaaactgatcttctgtaaaaaaaaaaagaaattatcaattcccaacttgactctcactgggattaaacatgacaataggtctgatctgatttcatcatgatttaaaaaaaaatcatttattatttttcactttatgtttctgtgtgggaacaacctgttgaaatccttacttaaggtatactaagctgatcttctgtatattaagataatcgaaaatgaatcttgatgtgaatggaaggggagagggagtgggaaaggggagggttgtgggtgggaggggcggtatgggggggaaagccattgtaacccatgagtcgtactttggaaatttatattcattaaataaaagataaaaaaaaaaaatttcatggaaaagtagaaaaaaaaaaaaacaaaaaaaacaaaaaactcccaacttgactctcactgggattaaacatgacaataggtctgatctgatttcattatcatttaaaaaaaatcatctattatttttcactttatgtttctgtgtgggagcaaactgttgaaatccttacttaatgtatactaagctgatcttctgtatattaagataatcgaaaatgaatcttgatgtgaatggaaggggagagggagtgggaaaggggagggttgtgggtgggagggacggtataggggggaagccattgcaatccataaatcgtactttggaaatttatattcattaaataaaagtttaaaaaaaaagacaaaaaaaaagaaatactccacagccacaaaaaaaaaagaaagcctatttaatgaaataattacagaaaacttccccaaactggagaaagaaagggaaatccaagtacaagaaacacacagaactcccaaaaaACATGACAAGAAAAAATCCTCACCAAGATACATTGTAGCAAaactctccacacacacacacacaaaaaaaaaaaaaacacataaactacagattctaaaatatgcacaattactatcagaggatttccaattagattcacaactgacttctcatcagaaaccctacaggctaggagagaagaTGAAACATAATCCACGTCttgagagaaaagaactgtcaacccagaatactgtaccctgcaaaactctcctttatgaatgaaggtgaaatacagaccttccacaacaaacagaaattgaaagaatttgtcaccactcatccagccttacaaaagatacttaaggatgtgctccacacagacacatggtcatcactatgcaagaagataaaggcagaaaatcttttaaaagtacaaaagaaatccaaagtaaacaatagtaaTGTTTCTgataaaaaggcagagaaattgAATTTACTCTATAGTTCCTTAGAGTTCAGAATATCCTGTTACTGGGAATCTAGCCACAAATTAAGGCAAtctgtttttgaatctttttaaaaaacagaagacattgattatattggaccatcattttccttctcttctcacaTAGTATTATGTGATTGCAgtgttaaggttttttttaagtgatgctggcgtgttttttttttttaagatttattttatttatttgagagacagagttatagagagaggtagagacagagagagagaaatcttccatccactggttcacccccaagttggccacaaccgctggagctgcgcagatccaaagccaggagccaggagcctcctctgggtctcccacacaggtgcaggggcccaagcacttgggtcatcctccaccactaccccaggccacggcagagagctggatagaaagaggagcagctgggaccagaaccagagtccatatgggatactggcacctcaggtcagggctttaactcatCGCATCGGCCACTAGAGTATTAAGTCTTAGTTCTTATGTCTTTGGGCAAAAGAGTGTATAAgttgttttaaatgaatttttcctgTCTTTGAAGCTCAGTCTGTAAGTGTGTTGCTGCTgcaaaagaaaatacttgggtTTCCATTACTTGAATACTTGAAACATGAAAttgataatatacattatataatgaagtgggtttttattttcaaataacattagaaataaaataaagatttttaactacttaaaagaggaaaataatactGCTTATAAGCACTGTGAACCCATTTGTGCTTGACGTATCCAAAATTCAAATGTGTACtagatttttttcctcctgaaaTCCTGCAAGAACCCACAATATGTTGCCTACAAGAGACTCACTTCACAAACAAAGACCACATAGACTGAGAGTGAAGGCTGGAAAAAAGGCATATcaggaaatggaaaacaaaaacgaATAGAAGTAGCTATCCTGATCTCAGATTCAAACAGACTTTAAGTCAAAAACTccagaaaaaagataaagaaggacaaTGCATTGTGATAAACAGCTCAATGCATTAAGAAGATATAGCAATCATAAACATATGTGTACCCAACACAAGACCATCTAGATAGATACAGAAAATACTGTTATACCCAAAAGGacagatagactccaatacaagaaTAGTGGGTGACATCAACACCGtactgtcatcaatggacagattgtACAGACATAAAATCAGTGAAGATACATAGGAGCTGAAACATTCTATAGAGTGAAAGGACTTAACAGACATTAGAGGACATTTCACACcacagctacagaatatacattcttctcaccagcagATGAACATTTTTTAAGTTAGATCACATATTAGGCCagaaatcaagtctcagtaagtttaaaaagattgaaatcataccatgtattttgttataaagaaaaaaaaaactggaaatcaacaagaGCAAtggaacactcataaatacttggaaatttaaCAATATGCtatttttgctgctttttttgaagatttatttatttacttgaaagtcagagttccacagagagaggagaggcagagagaaagagagaaaggtgttccatctgctggttcactccccaattggccgcaatggctggagctgcgctggtccaaagctaagagccaggagcttcttccgggtctcccacgtggttgcaggagcccaagaacgtgggccatcttctacagatatcccaggccatagcagagagctggattggaagtgtagcagtcaGGACCCAAACCCGCACCcataggcactgcaggcagaggctttacctgctttgccacagcgctggccccaacaatatGTTcttgaatgatcaatgggtcattaAAGAAATTGATaggtttaaaaatcttttttaaataaatgaaaataaaaacacaacatgtCAAAACCTGTAAGATTCaacaaaaacagtattaagagggaatATATGACATCAGGCAAGCACTTacaccacaaaaagaaaaatgcctcaaATCAAAGATCTAATGGTGCATctaaaagacttagaaaaacaagaacaaatcaaacccaaattaAGCGAGggtgagaaataataagaatcagagcagaaataaatgaagttgaaacataaaacaattttaaaagtttaagaaaaaagctTGTGTTGAAAAGATACACAAAATAAACTCTATCAAGactaacaaagaagaaaaattcaaatagataaaattagaaatgaaaaaaagacatTGCAATTGACACTACCGAAACACAAGTatcataaaaaatatgaaaaactacatgctaataaattggaaaaccttgaagaaatggataaatcccTGGATACTTATACCCTATCAAAATAACATAAACCATCTAAAGAAAATTGTAACAAACAATGAGATGGAAATAGTAatcaaagtcttccatcaaggaaaagtgcAAGATCTGGTggttttactactgaattctacaaaatatttaaagaggaactaactccaatatttttcaaaactattccaaaatatttaacagGATAGAACtttctgtaactcggcctttcaaataaatacatacatctttaaaaaaaaaaaaagaaatgatcaaaggcacaaaaaatggaaagacattccttgatcatggattagaagaatcaatgtcaaggccagcactgtggcacagtagcctAAGcgtctacctgcagcgccagcatgccatatgggtgccagttcatgtccaggctgctcctcttcagatccagctccctgcttatgacctgggagagcagtgaaagacagCGCAACTGTTTAGGCCCctacacttgtgtgggagacccagaagaagctcctagctcctggcttcagatcagctcaactccggccattgcagccatgtggggaatgaaccagaggatggaaaacctttctgtctctctctctctgtgtgactctgcttcccaaataaatgaaatctctaaaaatgaataaaaaagaagatTCAGTATCATTAGAATGTCTATACTAACTAAAGCACTCTAGAATGACACTCTtgacagaattagaaaaacaatctgaacattcatatggaaactgGATGTATGTATGTCAAAGAATGAAAGTAAATCCATATctctcaccatacacaaaatCAAATCAAGACGGATCAGACACCTGACACTATGAGGTCACAGGAAGAAACTGTAggagaaacactccaagacatggGTGTGAGGGATGACTTCCTGGACAAGGCCCCCAGTGCCCTCGCAGCAAGAACAAAACTCAACAAATGAGATTGTGGTAAACTCAGAAGCTTCAGCACATTTAGAAACTAATTTAAAAACAGTAGTGAATAATCTGGATGAGAACACAATTTGATGTAAGCTGTCCTTTATAATTTGTCCATGCCATTAACTCCTTGAGGCCTATTAAGCTTTCTGAAAAGAGCAACAAAGGCACAAAGATTTACACAGGTGCACCCACAACGATGACAGGAACATGAAATCCTATCAAGATGGAATTTGGACTTTTATCACAAGATATTGTACAAATTTTAAGCAAAAGGAATTTGAGGAAGATTTTAGTAAACATGTATAGCTCTGTGGAAAGCGGGAAGCATAAAATGAGGAGTTTTTTTGAACAGGGCAACCACATGGTCTATCCTGCAGACATAGACGGCAATGGCTGTTGTTCCTGTGGACTTTGAGCCACATGTTGGGTCATATTCATCACTGCAAGAATAGTCAACAAGTCAGTATAGTGATGCTGTTGACATTTCATGGTTCTGTGAGTGTTACAGGTGTCTTATAAGTGTTTATGACAGATTTATTCCTACGGATTTCTGGGAAAAGAATGAGCTAAGGAAGATTAACAAACGTGTATCAAAAACATATTCTAGATTTGGCTGAAATTCGATGTGTCACTTCAAAAGCATGACTAAAGTAGAGTAAGTTGAAAATGAAACACATAAAAGGACTTATTAtgtgatttttatctttcatctGGTAGGCCCTTACTTCCGTGGATTGAGTCAACCCTTTTGGTCATGTCTTTGAAAGCTTGTATCACCTGCTTGTTCCTCAGGGTGTAAATGAAGGGGTTCATGACTGGAGTAACTGAGGTTATGAGCAATGCCACCACCTTATTCATAGCCACGCCTTCTTTTGCAGATGGCTTAATGTAGATGAAGATGCAGCTTCCATAAGTGATGGAAACCACAATTATGTGAGAAGAACAAGTGGAAAAAGCTTTTTTCCTCTGCTGAGCAGAAGGGAATCTGAGAATGGTCCTGATGATGTGTGTGTAGGATATAGTCACACACCCTAATGTGAACAGAAGCGTCAGCACAGCCAAGATGAAGACAAAGTGCTCCAAAAACTCTGTGTCGGAGCAGGTGATCTTCAGCATGGGCCCTACATCACAGCCAAAGTGATCTATGATGTTAGAGTCACAAAACTCGAGATCAAAGACCAGAGTAAATGGTGGGATGATGATGATTAGAGTGAGCATGACACACCCCATGAGGATCCTGATGCAGACTCTGTTGCTCATGATGGTCATGTAATGCAGGGGTTTGCAGATGGCCACGTAGCGGTCATAGGACATGGCTGTCAGGAGAAGAAACTCAGTCAcactgaagaagaaaacaaaaaacagttgaGTGAAGCATGCATTATAGCTTATAGTATTGTCCCCAGTCGCCATTGCATACAGGAATCTGGGAATGCAGAGAGTTGTAAAAGAGAACTCCAGCACAGAGAAATTCCGGAGGAAAAAGTACATGGGTGTTTGGAGGTGAGAATCCACCAAGGTGAGAATGAAGATGGCCAGGTTCCCAAAAATACACAACAAGTAggttagaaacaaaaaaataaataggaatatcTGTAGATTTGGATCATCTGTTAGTCCCAGCAAGATGAACGTTGTTAGTGCTGTATAATTCCTCATCATTGATTCCTGACTATGTCCTGGTAtttgtgaaaaatgaaagaaggtaGATTGGAAAAAAGGACTGTCAGTATGAGCTAGAAGGGGGTGCGGTGAACATGTTAGCTGAGCCACAATTCTATTTTGTAACCTATTAATCGAGAATGCAATGGAGGCATAGGTTATT
The window above is part of the Oryctolagus cuniculus chromosome 11, mOryCun1.1, whole genome shotgun sequence genome. Proteins encoded here:
- the LOC127487386 gene encoding olfactory receptor 6C2-like, translating into MRNYTALTTFILLGLTDDPNLQIFLFIFLFLTYLLCIFGNLAIFILTLVDSHLQTPMYFFLRNFSVLEFSFTTLCIPRFLYAMATGDNTISYNACFTQLFFVFFFSVTEFLLLTAMSYDRYVAICKPLHYMTIMSNRVCIRILMGCVMLTLIIIIPPFTLVFDLEFCDSNIIDHFGCDVGPMLKITCSDTEFLEHFVFILAVLTLLFTLGCVTISYTHIIRTILRFPSAQQRKKAFSTCSSHIIVVSITYGSCIFIYIKPSAKEGVAMNKVVALLITSVTPVMNPFIYTLRNKQVIQAFKDMTKRVDSIHGSKGLPDER